The Salvelinus namaycush isolate Seneca chromosome 31, SaNama_1.0, whole genome shotgun sequence genomic interval GTTAGACTGGACACCATAAAAACTCAGCCTTAGTCTTACTtttagttaaatatataatcgTTCACTATTAATATAAAATAAATCAGGTATGTCGTTTTTCTATCACAAGTGGCTACTGGACAGGATTCTTTTTTGAATTTTTagcccctttttctccccaatttcgtggtatccaattgttagtagttactatcttgtctcatcgctacaactcccgtacaggctcaggagagacgaaggtcgaaagccatgcgtcctccgaaacacaacccaaccaagccgcactgcttcttaacacagcgcgcatccaacccggaagccagccgcaccaatgtgtaggcggaaacaccgtgcacctgacgaccttggttagcgcgcactgcacccggcccgccacaggagttgctggtgcgtgatgagacaaggatatccctaccggccaaaccctccctaacccggacgacgctaagcgaattgtgcgtcgccccatggacctcccggtcgcggccggctgcgacagagcctgggcgcgaacccagagtctctggtggcacagctagcgctgcgatgcagggccctagaccactgcgccacccgggtgGACAGGATTCTTTAATGAAATGTAATTCAATGAGAGATGACTAGTATTCATGCAatttttttcacttgagaaatactgcaccaaacatcttagttaatGTAAAATTGGGTAACTTAGACCTCATAAAAAACATCAATTCGATTTCTTAATGTATCTTAGATGAATTTGAATTATTTTGAGGAAGTCTACAGTATACTGGATATGTTGCTATGGTGTTTTAAGAGGGACAACAGTAACATTGCTGCTTTTTtcgctctttaaaaaaaaaaatttaagcgAAGGCATTTTAGGGAAGTATGCGAGGCACAGACGACTGAACGAACCTAGTATGCGAGCGCCTTGCATCCATAAGgaaacagatgtgtgtgtgtgacctgacaCGTTTTCTACCCATTTGTGTTCTAGATGTTCGTTATTGACCAGGCGGCGGGCGATAGCTGCTCCCTGAAGGAGTTCACAATCACTGGCTCCACATACGCCCCTGAGGGACAAGTGTGAGTAGAGACACATACAGAACGAACACACACGCGTGCGCACACAATGAAACACACACGTGTAGTCATATTATCAATACACCACAACATACCTGAGCTCACTGTTCCCCCTTTTTCATGGCTGTTGTCTTTTATTCCAGGTACCATGATGGTAAACCAGTCAAGTCCTCCCAGTATGATGGCTTAGTTGAGATGGCCTCCATCTGTGCCTTATGTAACGACTCCTCCCTGGATTACAATGAGGTTTATGTCCTTTATAACCTTCACTGTTATGTTCCTGCTGGTTGAAAAGGCCTGTCACATAAGCCTTTATCAGGGGTTCATTTATGGTTTTGAATATCAGTAGGCATCTCCATTATGTTGTGGATATACAAGTTAACTGTTTTTTAGTTGTTTATTGCTActatctggtgtgtgtgttttctcctcAGATCAAAGGTGTGTATGAGAAGGTTGGCGAGGCTACAGAGACTGCCCTCACCTGCCTGGTGGAGAAGATGAACGTGTTTGACACTGACGTCAAGGGCCTGTCCAAGATCGAGAGAGCCAATGCCTGCAACTCTGTAAGCCACCGTCAGCTACGCTCTTAATCCCAACATGATTCTCCTGTGAAAGTATTATAAAACTGCGTGTTGGTCTAATGTCAACCTAttacctttatagtgcactacgtttgacctgagccctatgggccctggtggtcaaaagtagtgcactataaaggaaatagggtgccatttaggacttaTGCCTGAGTGTGGTCCAATTCCATCAGACATCCCCAGGTTGTTGTTCCACTCCTTGTTAAAGATGTGTTGGTGTATGTATCTTCACTGTGTGGTACAGGTGATCAAGCAGCTGATGAAGAAGGAGTTCACCCTGGAGTTCTCCAGAGACAGGAAGTCAATGTCTGTGTACTGCACACCCAACAAGGCCCACTCCTCCATTGGCAAGATGTTTGTTAAGGTAATTATTAGCATCCATCTACAGTATTTCTCGGATTGTAGACCATATGGACACCGGAGaaattccttatatagtgcactacttttgaccagggcccagtaggtcactatatagggaatagggtgtcattttggacacagttctaGATGCCGCTTCATAATAACTATGATAAATGATAGGATTTTGATACATGTGTTTGTGTACTTTTAAGAACAGGTGTCATTTTGTAGttgtaatgtacagtatgtaggaaATGAGCAGATGATAATGCTTTATTTCCTCTGGTTTGAgttcctgtctctgtccctcactCTCAGGGAGCCCCAGAAGGAGTGCTTGACAGGTGCACTCACATCCGTGTGGGCAGGAACAAGGTGCTCCTGACCCCGGGCATCAAGGACAAGGTATTGTCAGTGATCAGGGAGTACGGGACGGGGCGTGACACACTCCGCTGCCTGGCCCTGGCCACAAAGGACAACCCTATTGCCAAAGAGGACATGGTGTTGGAAGACTCAAACCGCTTCATTGAATACGAGGTGAGGGAGTGGGGGTCATAATGCAGTGAAATTGACATAAATAGCAGAGCATTTATTCAGAGAACGTATGTATTACTGTATAGAACTTACTGTATAGAAGTAACATGATGAGGCTGCAAAAATAAGTGTATATTGCAAAAACAAAATATTTCAATCATATGGATGAGGCCTTGTGAGTGAGCCAAATCCAGGACTCtggtctgactgtctctctccccaGACGGACCTGACGTTCGTGGGTTGCGTGGGCATGCTGGACCCTCCCAGGGCGGAGGTGGCTGCCTCCATCAAGCTGTGCCGCCTGGCCGGCATCCGCGTCATCATGATCACCGGCGACAACAAAGGCACAGCCATTGCCATCTGCCGCCGCATCGGCATCTTCAGTGACAAAGACGATGTCTCCTCCATGGCCTTCACTGGCCGCGAGTTTGACGACTTGTCACCGGCTGCCCAGCGAGACGCGGTGGTCAATGCACGCTGCTTTGCCCGCGTGGAGCCGTCTCACAAGTCCAAGATTGTGGAGTTCCTACAGTCCATGGACGAGATCACGGCCATGGTGAGTGAGAAGAGGTCCTCCTGAGACCTGCCTCATCAGTTTCTGTGCAGCGTTGAACTGAAACTACACTTTGTGGTTCGGCTTTCATGATGAGCCCTCAGCATGTCATGTAACCTCTAAAACATATGTGATTAGTCTAAAGCTTTCAAGCTATCCTGTAGAAAAGTAGATGGCTAACCACGCCCTGTCCTTTCCCCATGACCAGACTGGTGATGGTGTGAACGACGCCCCTGCCCTGAAGAAGGCAGAGATTGGCATCGCCATGGGTTCAGGCACGGCTGTAGCTAAGTCAGCCTCTGAGATGGTCCTGGCTGATGACAACTTCTCTACCATCGTGGCGGCTGTGGAGGAGGGCAGGGCCATCTACAACAACATGAAGCAGTTCATCCGTTATCTCATCTCCTCCAACGTGGGAGAGGTCGTCTGGTAAGGATCAcggctttgtcccaaatggctccctatttccAGTTAAagctcactacttttgacccgatAGGGCGCTGGTCAatagttgtgcactatatagggactggGTGTCATTTATCACAACCCCACATTGCTCAGTAAGAAAATCAACAAATGGATGTCAGTGCCAGggttaaccttttatggctgccatcccgctaccgggatgatatgactacagcgagtgaaagtgcagggcgccaaattcaaaaagcagaaatctcataattaaaattcctcaaacatagatttgtcttatatcattttaaaggtaatcttgttgttaatcccaccaaagtgtccgatttcaaatatgtttttcagcgaaagcactacaaacgattgttaggtcaccacaaaaccacaataagcacagccatttccCCAGCGAaatatagctttcacaaaaaacagaaatagagaaaattaatcactaacctttgattattttcatcagatgacactcataggacttcatgttacacaatacatgcatgttttgtttgattaagttcatatttatatcaaaaaatcggagtttacattgacgcgttagattcactagttgcaaaaacatcaagtgactttgcatagccacatcgtttcaacagaaatactcatcataaaagttatacacatggaattatagatatacctctccttaatgcaaccgctgtgtcagatttcaaaagaactttacggaaaaataaaccatgcaataatctgagacggagctcagaacaaatagccaaattagccgccatgttggactcaacagaaaccacatgataaatgtttccttacctttgatgaattcatcagaatgcagtcctaggaatcccaggtccacaataaatgcttgattagttcgttaatgtccgttatttatgtccaattagctactttggacatgtttaccaaacgccaaacccaaagcgcgtccactataacgtgacgaaatgtccaaaagttccgttacagtcagtagaaacatgtcaaatgatgtactgaatcaatctttagaatgttgttaacatacatcttgaataaccttccaaccggagaatttcatcgacttcagttgaccgatggaacggagctgactctcacgtgaacgcgcatgttcAATGCGTGATCACCTCCTGCCAGAGctcactaattcctgtctccttcggccccccttcacattagattcatcagacaaagttctattgactgttgacatctagtggaagccgtaggaagtgaaaactcatcaatatctctctgtgatttcaatgagagcttggttgaaaattggcacccccagaaaaatacagacaggaagtggaacttctcaggtttttgcctgccatgtcagttatgttatactcacagacataattcaaacagttttagaaacttcagagtgttttctatccaatataaataatactatgcatatattagcaactgagaatgaggagcaggctgtttaatatgggcacctctgtgcacctttcatccaagctactcaatactgccccttcagccataaagTTAACAAGCCTTAATCCTCACGTAAATAATGTTATTCTACCATTCCTACAGCATCTTCCTGACGGCTGCTCTAGGCTTCCCTGAGGCTCTGATCCCTGTCCAGCTGCTGTGGGTTAACCTGGTGACGGACGGCCTCCCTGCCACTGCCCTGGGCTTCAACCCCCCCGACCTGGACATCATGAACAAGGTTCCCCGCAACGCCCGCGAGCCCCTTATCTCTGGATGGCTCTTCTTCAGATACCTCGCCATCGGATGTGAGTTCACTTGCCCTCTGTGGAGAAAAAACCTTCACAAAAGTGAAATATGGCTTAGTTGAACAAGTGTTTAGGCTGTTGTGTGTATCCAGATAGCCATGTGTGACTCCTGTGCTCTGCCTCTTCAGGCTATGTGGGTGCGGCTACAGTCGGTGCTGCTACCTGGTGGTTTGTCGCTGCTGAGGATGGACCCAGGATCACCTTGTACCAACTGGTAGGAGAACAATGCCaatacaacgcacacacacactctcaaacgCATAGACTTACTGAGCGGCTTTTCTCCTCTACCCACAGAGCCACTTCCTGCAGTGTGGTCCTGACAACCCAGAGTTTGATGGTTTGAAGTGTGAGCTGTTTGAGTCCCCCTACCCCATGACCATGGCCCTGTCTGTGCTTGTCACCATAGAGATGTGCAACGCCCTCAACAGGTCAGACTATGCCGCTACATCTTTCGCGTTACCTCTCTCTTTTTGAAGTTCTCCACTGTTGCTTTAGGCTTGACACTAGTTGCATAATGTTGTGAGATTAATCTGGTACACATGGGCAAATGGCTCCCAAATGGGTTTTCAATCAGTGACTTAACCCAGTTGTTCTCTCTGTTTCCTCAGTGTGTCAGAGAACCAGTCCCTGCTGCGTATGCCCCCCTGGGAGAACGTGTGGCTGCTGGGAGCCATCTGCCTCTCCATGTCCCTGCATTTCCTTATCCTCTACGTGGAGCCCCTGCCGGTGAGACTACCTGCAATAATAATAAACCTGAGGCTACCAGAAATGATTTTTAGAACAATTAAATGGTAGTGTAACGAGTGGGATAGGTGGAGAAACTGAAAAAGCAGGAGAGGTTATCCTCCTCACCCATGTTGCTACCTTCTCCTCTACAGATCATCTTCCAGATCACCCCTCTGAACCTGACCCAGTGGCTGATGGTGCTGAAGCTCTCCCTGCCTGTCCTCCTGCTGGACGAGGTCCTAAAGTTAGCAGCCAGGAACTACATGGAGAACTACCCTGGTAAAGAGCTGGAGAAGCCCAGCAGCAAAGGCTGCTCTCTGTCTGCATGCATGGAGGGCATCTCCTGGCCCTTTGTGGCCCTCACCCTCCCGCTGGTGCTGTGGATTTACAGCACCGACACTAACATGGCAGACATGTTCTGGTCCTGACTGACTTGAGcacaatccccctctctctctcctcctgtgtgTGCATagttagtgtatgtgtgtgtgtttgtagactTGGAGTGTGCCTGCCGAGCGTGCATGAGAAGGACCTAGTTTAACACAAACTtaaaaaataatattcaaaagtcTTTTTGAAATTGTGAGTGTCAGTTTGACCGTCACTCATGTAGCTGTGGACTTTTTGCTGGTTCAAACAGAAAATAATGTTGTCAGTTTGTTGTCTATTTCCtttttaaattagatttttttttatgatTTGGGATTATCActttcactacagtacaaatagTATTTTTGCGCTGCCCTTTTCATATTAGTATACAAATGAGATATTTAAAAGCAGTCCATTGACCTGTACAGAGATTGTAACACTATTTTATGCAACTTTTTTTTGTTCATCACTTTGTAAATTGTTGGAACGGATTGCAGGAGGAGTGGCTAAGAGAACGGGTAGGGTTACCTTTTAATGTTTACTGTTGTCTTCAGTATAAACTTACAACTCTTTCAGAGCCAATGGACAAGCACTAGATAGCAGGAGGTGGGTAAGATAAGGGTTTGTGGAGTGATTGTGTATGCATAGCTGAAAACGAAACCTACATGTTCTTTAACCTAGCATGAACTGTACTGGGTTTTTAATTTATGATTTAGTCGTCTCCCCCACATCAATGTAAAAATTACCTTTATggatcaaaaaaaaaaaattgatttgAAAAGCCAGTTTTTCTGCTGTAGGCAGAGCACAGCTACCTCAATACAATCCATTTTGCTCATTTCTAGATTATTTCCCCTACATGGCTTTAGTCTTTATTCAACATTTAGTCCATATAGTTATGACACTTGATGTGCCCCTATTTCCTTGTGCAGAAAACAAAAATCTAATTGGCCTTCCCTCAGTAATTTTTTTTAAGGGTATTTTgtctttgtattttttattttacttgacttttattacatttattgttgttttgttggcagGATTGGGTTTAGGATGTAAATGTTGCCGTCTTTGTGGGTCAGAATTTTGATTCAAAGGAGAGAAAAGGCtacatttttttactttaaaaaTACAGGTTTTCCAATTGACTACTCAACCATGAACTTGCGACACAAAAGTCCCAAGGTTTTGTTTTTTATATTTCAAGAAAAATACACTCATGAACCCTTTGAATCAAAGtgtttttgtctttctttacCAGGACTGAGCGAATGTGGTGACCAGATTATTTCTATACAGTGTGGTTTTTGTATGGGCACATACTTGAATATAGATAATGTACAGTGTCTTTGAATGCTTCATCCTTATTGGGCGCAACTTGGCTGGCAGGGTGTGTTTATACAGAACTCTGATCTAGAGTATTTTTTTTCCCTCCGGGGGGCTTACAAGTCTGTGAAAGGTGCAGTATACCTTTAGAATAGT includes:
- the LOC120025830 gene encoding sarcoplasmic/endoplasmic reticulum calcium ATPase 2-like, whose product is MENAHTKTVEEVYSHFNVNESTGLGLDQVKRQREKWGPNELPAEEGKSLWELVAEQFGDLLVRILLLAACISFVLAWFEEGEETITAFVEPFVILLILIANAIVGVWQERNAENAIEALKEYEPEMGKVYRQDRKSVQRIKSKDLVPGDIVEVAVGDKVPADIRLTSIKSTTLRVDQSILTGESVSVIKHTDPVPDPRAVNQDKKNMLFCGTNIAAGKAVGVVMATGVNTEIGKIRDEMASTEQERTPLQQKLDEFGEQLSKVISLICIAVWLINIGHFSDPVHGGSWIRGAVYYFKIAVALAVAAIPEGLPAVITTCLALGTRRMAKKNAIVRSLPSVETLGCTSVICSDKTGTLTTNQMSVCRMFVIDQAAGDSCSLKEFTITGSTYAPEGQVYHDGKPVKSSQYDGLVEMASICALCNDSSLDYNEIKGVYEKVGEATETALTCLVEKMNVFDTDVKGLSKIERANACNSVIKQLMKKEFTLEFSRDRKSMSVYCTPNKAHSSIGKMFVKGAPEGVLDRCTHIRVGRNKVLLTPGIKDKVLSVIREYGTGRDTLRCLALATKDNPIAKEDMVLEDSNRFIEYETDLTFVGCVGMLDPPRAEVAASIKLCRLAGIRVIMITGDNKGTAIAICRRIGIFSDKDDVSSMAFTGREFDDLSPAAQRDAVVNARCFARVEPSHKSKIVEFLQSMDEITAMTGDGVNDAPALKKAEIGIAMGSGTAVAKSASEMVLADDNFSTIVAAVEEGRAIYNNMKQFIRYLISSNVGEVVCIFLTAALGFPEALIPVQLLWVNLVTDGLPATALGFNPPDLDIMNKVPRNAREPLISGWLFFRYLAIGCYVGAATVGAATWWFVAAEDGPRITLYQLSHFLQCGPDNPEFDGLKCELFESPYPMTMALSVLVTIEMCNALNSVSENQSLLRMPPWENVWLLGAICLSMSLHFLILYVEPLPIIFQITPLNLTQWLMVLKLSLPVLLLDEVLKLAARNYMENYPGKELEKPSSKGCSLSACMEGISWPFVALTLPLVLWIYSTDTNMADMFWS